TATCGCTTATGCAGCGACAGCGAGCGCCATGTTGTCGTTGGCACCTATCATACGGCCCGATAACGGCGGAACCATGCCGAGCGAAAGATACATCTTTACCACGCGTGTCGAGCCTGTTTCGCCCCCCGACCCGGGCCGACCCGCCCGGGAAAACTGGTGGAGGCGCCGGGCACTGCCCCCGGGTCCACTACGCTTATGCCATGCACCGTTTATCGCCATAGTCGGCGAACCGACGGCTGAGATATAGGCGTGCCACAACCGCCTTGAAAGAGGATTCCCGCGATGCCACTCGCCCAAGATCAGATCGACGCCATCGAAGCCCAGCGCGCCGCCCGCGCCGAAACCCGGCGCGCGACCGTTCCGGCGCTGGAAGCGATCCTCTATCACCCCCACCCGGTGCTCGATCACGGCTTCGTCCGCGTGGTCGATTACATGGGCGATGACGGCGCGATCGTGCAGGCGGCCCGCGTCTCCTATGGCCGCGGGACGCGCAAGGTGAGCGAGGATGAGGGGCTGATCCGCTATCTCATGCGCCATCGCCACACCACGCCGTTCGAGATGTGCGAGATCAAATATCACGTCAAACTGCCGATTTTCATCGCCCGGCAATGGATTCGCCATCGCATGGCGAACGTCAACGAATACTCGGCCCGCTATTCCATCCTCGACCGCGAATTCTATCTCCCCGCCCCCGCGCATCTGGCGGCGCAGTCGGCGAGCAACCGCCAGGGGCGCGGCGATGTGCTCGACGACGACGAGGCGGCGATGGTGCTCGATCTTCTGCGGGAAGATGCCGCGCGTTGCCATGACCATTACCTCGCCATGCTGAACGAAAACGAGGACGGCACGGCGCGTGATCCCGCCCGGCAAGGGCTCGCGCGCGAGCTTGCGCGGATGAATCTGACGCTGAACACCTATACGCAATGGTACTGGAAGACCGATCTCCATAATCTCTTGCATTTCCTATCATTGCGCGCCGATGCTCATGCACAATATGAAATTCGCGCCTATGCCGAGGTGATGCTGAAGACGGTCGAGGCCTGGGTACCGATGGCGGCGCGCGCCTTCCGCGACTATCGCCTCGGCGCGGTCACGCTCTCGGCCCCGATGCGCGCGGTCCTGCGCCGGATGCTGGCCGGGGAGCGGGTCGAGCAGCCGGAGTCCGGGC
This portion of the Acidibrevibacterium fodinaquatile genome encodes:
- the thyX gene encoding FAD-dependent thymidylate synthase, yielding MPLAQDQIDAIEAQRAARAETRRATVPALEAILYHPHPVLDHGFVRVVDYMGDDGAIVQAARVSYGRGTRKVSEDEGLIRYLMRHRHTTPFEMCEIKYHVKLPIFIARQWIRHRMANVNEYSARYSILDREFYLPAPAHLAAQSASNRQGRGDVLDDDEAAMVLDLLREDAARCHDHYLAMLNENEDGTARDPARQGLARELARMNLTLNTYTQWYWKTDLHNLLHFLSLRADAHAQYEIRAYAEVMLKTVEAWVPMAARAFRDYRLGAVTLSAPMRAVLRRMLAGERVEQPESGLSKREWAEFLAAIEES